From Microcystis aeruginosa NIES-2549, a single genomic window includes:
- a CDS encoding NAD(P)H dehydrogenase subunit NdhS, which yields MILPGSTVRVTNPDDTYYKFEGLAQRLSDGKVAVLFEGGNWDKLVTFNLSELEEVIIAPAKGKK from the coding sequence ATGATTTTGCCAGGTAGTACCGTTCGAGTCACCAATCCCGATGATACCTATTATAAATTTGAAGGTTTAGCCCAGCGTTTAAGCGATGGGAAAGTGGCCGTTCTTTTTGAGGGGGGTAACTGGGATAAGTTAGTCACCTTTAATCTCTCGGAATTAGAAGAAGTAATTATTGCCCCGGCTAAAGGCAAAAAATAA
- a CDS encoding type II toxin-antitoxin system HicA family toxin, with amino-acid sequence MKRQELEKKLRKAGCYLKREGASHSLWINPQTGVIEAVPRHTEIKEFLAQKILRNLNAQ; translated from the coding sequence ATGAAACGTCAAGAATTAGAAAAAAAGTTGCGGAAAGCTGGTTGTTATCTTAAGCGAGAGGGTGCATCTCATTCTCTTTGGATTAACCCTCAAACTGGGGTGATTGAAGCTGTACCACGACATACAGAAATCAAAGAATTTTTAGCACAAAAAATTCTCAGAAACCTGAATGCTCAATAG
- a CDS encoding RHS repeat-associated core domain-containing protein: MTTTYDPLGRVIAETDLAGNTTNYEYDALGRLTAVIDALNQRTEYKYDLVGNLIEQKDANGNITKFEYDSLPRLKATILPGGQRNETIHDKIGNLIKVTDFNGAVTTYKYNERNWLTEKSFSDGTATETFTYTLTGELATVIDNRGMTNYVYDERDRLISRTEPDNRTISYTYDKASNILTLTVPSGTTTYTYDGLNRLDTVKDADNGVTDYDYDAVGNLIKTVFPNGVIENQQYDLLNRLTYLENRNDTSIISSYAYTLDAMGNRVKVVENDGRTVEYTYDNLYRLTQEKITDTVAGNKTITYSFDAVGNRLEKVDSVAGKTTYNYDKNDRLLKEILGGNVTQYQYDEEGNLLAKVENGATTTNYEWNAKGELTAVEVTENGETGRIEFEYDHNGIRVAIDVDGEVTRFLIDNNQQQYAQVIEEYQTNGTVNTTYTHGWDLISQEDGANRIYYQVDGLGSTRLMTGNNGSVIVEYDYDAYGNLTRKVGDAENNYLFAGEQFDDAVDGYYLRARYYDPNTGRFASVDPFEGFNNQPITLHDYLYAGVNPVNAIDPSGEVALIEYVKIFTLTRVIPFLLRPSSPFSPLYLPYFPVRLEKLGAILNGLNLLEFLSMLF; encoded by the coding sequence ATGACTACCACTTATGATCCTTTAGGACGAGTGATAGCAGAAACCGATTTAGCAGGAAATACCACTAATTATGAATATGACGCTTTAGGAAGACTAACGGCGGTAATTGATGCTTTAAATCAACGCACTGAGTATAAATATGACTTAGTGGGTAATTTAATCGAGCAAAAAGACGCAAATGGTAATATCACTAAGTTTGAATATGACAGTTTACCCCGTCTAAAAGCTACCATCTTACCTGGTGGACAACGTAACGAGACAATTCACGATAAAATCGGTAATTTAATCAAAGTAACTGACTTTAATGGAGCAGTCACCACCTATAAATATAATGAGCGTAACTGGTTAACCGAAAAATCTTTCTCTGATGGTACAGCTACGGAAACCTTTACCTATACCTTGACGGGGGAATTAGCTACCGTTATCGATAACCGAGGGATGACAAATTATGTTTATGATGAGCGTGACAGGTTAATTAGTCGTACCGAACCCGATAACCGTACTATTAGCTATACTTACGACAAGGCTAGTAATATTCTTACCTTAACCGTACCTTCAGGCACAACCACTTATACTTATGATGGGTTGAATCGCCTTGATACTGTTAAAGATGCCGATAATGGAGTAACAGACTACGATTATGATGCGGTGGGTAATTTGATTAAAACAGTCTTCCCCAATGGGGTGATTGAAAATCAACAATATGACTTATTAAATCGCTTAACCTACCTCGAAAACCGCAATGATACGAGCATTATTTCTAGTTATGCTTATACCCTAGATGCGATGGGTAATCGGGTGAAAGTGGTAGAAAATGATGGTCGCACTGTGGAGTACACCTATGACAATCTCTATCGTTTAACCCAAGAGAAAATTACTGACACTGTAGCAGGTAACAAAACGATTACTTATAGTTTTGATGCAGTAGGAAATCGTTTAGAAAAAGTCGATTCAGTGGCAGGTAAAACCACCTATAACTATGATAAAAACGACAGATTATTAAAAGAAATTCTTGGCGGAAATGTTACCCAATATCAATACGATGAGGAGGGTAATCTCCTTGCTAAGGTAGAAAATGGCGCAACTACCACTAATTATGAGTGGAATGCTAAGGGTGAATTAACCGCAGTAGAAGTCACGGAAAACGGCGAAACCGGACGCATTGAGTTTGAATATGATCACAATGGTATCCGAGTGGCGATTGATGTGGATGGTGAGGTGACTCGCTTCTTAATCGACAATAATCAACAGCAATACGCCCAAGTGATTGAGGAATATCAAACTAATGGTACAGTTAATACTACCTATACTCACGGTTGGGATTTAATCTCTCAAGAGGACGGTGCAAATCGGATTTACTATCAAGTGGATGGTTTAGGTAGCACTCGTTTGATGACGGGTAATAATGGTTCTGTCATTGTAGAATATGATTATGATGCTTATGGTAATTTAACCCGTAAAGTCGGGGATGCGGAGAATAATTATCTGTTTGCTGGTGAGCAGTTTGATGATGCGGTAGATGGTTATTATTTACGAGCAAGGTATTATGATCCTAATACAGGGCGTTTTGCTTCCGTTGATCCCTTTGAGGGTTTCAATAATCAACCGATAACCTTGCATGATTATTTATACGCTGGGGTTAATCCGGTAAATGCGATCGATCCTAGTGGGGAGGTGGCTTTAATAGAGTATGTTAAAATATTTACTTTGACAAGAGTAATTCCATTTTTATTACGTCCATCAAGTCCTTTTAGTCCATTGTATTTACCTTATTTCCCTGTAAGATTAGAAAAGCTTGGAGCAATTTTGAATGGACTAAATTTGCTTGAGTTTTTAAGTATGTTGTTTTAG
- a CDS encoding Calvin cycle protein CP12 has translation MSNIQDKIQEELENARTVCSTEGATSGECAAAWDAVEELQAEAAHQRQDHPQKTYFQKYCDDNPDAAECRVYDD, from the coding sequence ATGAGCAATATCCAAGATAAAATTCAAGAAGAGCTAGAAAACGCCAGAACCGTCTGTAGTACGGAAGGTGCCACCTCTGGCGAATGCGCCGCCGCTTGGGATGCGGTGGAAGAATTACAAGCAGAAGCAGCTCACCAACGTCAGGACCACCCCCAAAAAACCTACTTCCAAAAGTATTGTGATGATAATCCCGATGCCGCCGAGTGTCGCGTTTATGACGATTAA
- a CDS encoding DUF3177 family protein encodes MNQLWFRPLVWIDYRLAVLFTVIIPAILLIWSLFAKIESLQKLLIIYWRVASLLLITVYLMIASWPIGFVTSFLAKILIPISLWFWVDINDEIKDLPASPIKFVTTAWRWAVTIYSPLGAISTLPFLSCAMSGELLNSPYCQVWQEAPWQFREIFHSEATANVLGFFGLVGLSFYTLYFAHFLLIRLGKQGRSALQQ; translated from the coding sequence ATGAATCAACTTTGGTTTCGTCCTCTCGTTTGGATAGATTATCGTTTAGCCGTCCTATTTACGGTGATTATTCCGGCAATTTTGTTAATTTGGTCTTTATTTGCAAAAATCGAATCATTACAAAAATTGTTGATTATCTATTGGCGAGTGGCTAGTCTTTTGTTAATTACCGTATATTTAATGATTGCTTCCTGGCCAATTGGTTTTGTCACCAGTTTTTTAGCTAAGATTTTAATCCCGATTTCTCTATGGTTTTGGGTAGATATTAACGATGAAATTAAAGATTTACCCGCCAGTCCGATTAAATTTGTCACCACTGCTTGGCGTTGGGCAGTAACTATCTATTCTCCTTTGGGTGCAATTTCTACCTTACCTTTTCTCTCCTGTGCTATGTCAGGGGAATTGCTAAATTCTCCCTATTGTCAGGTTTGGCAGGAAGCACCCTGGCAGTTTCGCGAGATTTTTCATTCAGAAGCTACTGCTAATGTTTTGGGCTTTTTTGGTTTAGTTGGTCTCTCTTTTTATACTCTCTATTTTGCCCATTTTCTTCTTATTCGCCTCGGCAAACAGGGACGTTCAGCTTTACAACAATAA
- a CDS encoding serine/threonine protein kinase: MTTFPDFRQFGYEVTECLNNNATGGRITYKALDLNSQQAVVIKQFCFAKTNNWDEYKAIEREIEVLRGLKHPGIPKFLTKFDPGDGLCFVQEYKNAAPLSKPRTFSPEEIKDIANQILEILIYLQNQIPIIIHKDLKPENILVDDNIKVYLIDFGLARIGNNTMAFSTMMGGTLGFMPPEQVHNQKLTEASDLYGLGATLICLITKNKTSDIGKLVNFSTNRIIFKVRVPKFSFKFIQWLEKMVEPEPVNRFPDAKTALEALQPLYIVRIPDITFDKSELRFVAGKVGEKLSQTITLKNTVSETILQGQWYVAPHPNDPPHTPDDHVWIRITPKRFEAHYEEEVTCTITIDTSKLKADKIYQREIVLESNANEERIRFNVSIQTAKIKFDVAFPPYLALLGLGVFLAFSSVGMFNVYGWSLAHDQNSFVQIFSGLMIGGLLGGSLGVILVIILRLWMRYYNDLWHLFCQLFYEKPLKNRVRATSYILLTSCVSISTGLGFVNGFNTYLLTASVLSTVSLTGLSIYPPLRLNYLKSQYRQQESRKLIEP, from the coding sequence ATGACTACTTTCCCCGATTTTCGTCAATTTGGTTATGAAGTGACAGAATGCCTGAACAACAATGCCACAGGCGGCAGGATTACCTATAAGGCTCTTGATCTTAACTCACAGCAAGCGGTGGTGATTAAGCAGTTTTGTTTTGCAAAAACTAACAACTGGGATGAGTACAAGGCGATTGAGCGAGAAATTGAGGTACTGCGGGGGTTAAAGCATCCAGGAATACCAAAATTTCTGACTAAATTTGATCCGGGGGATGGGTTATGTTTTGTACAGGAATATAAGAATGCCGCTCCTTTATCAAAACCTCGCACGTTTAGCCCAGAAGAAATTAAGGATATTGCTAATCAAATTTTAGAAATCTTGATCTATTTACAAAATCAGATTCCTATCATTATACATAAAGATTTAAAGCCTGAAAATATTTTAGTAGATGATAATATTAAGGTTTATTTAATTGATTTTGGTTTGGCACGAATTGGTAATAATACAATGGCATTTAGTACCATGATGGGCGGTACTTTGGGATTTATGCCACCAGAACAAGTTCATAATCAAAAGTTAACAGAAGCGTCTGATTTGTATGGTTTAGGGGCAACCTTAATCTGTTTAATTACCAAAAATAAGACATCCGATATTGGAAAATTAGTCAATTTTTCCACAAATCGTATTATTTTTAAAGTTCGGGTTCCCAAGTTTAGTTTTAAGTTTATTCAATGGCTGGAAAAAATGGTTGAACCTGAGCCAGTGAATCGCTTTCCTGATGCAAAAACGGCGTTAGAGGCTTTACAACCGCTTTATATTGTTCGGATTCCTGATATTACTTTTGATAAGTCAGAATTGAGGTTTGTTGCTGGCAAAGTAGGGGAAAAGTTAAGCCAAACAATTACGCTAAAAAATACGGTTTCTGAGACGATTTTACAAGGGCAATGGTATGTTGCGCCTCATCCGAATGATCCGCCCCATACACCAGATGATCATGTCTGGATTCGCATTACTCCCAAACGGTTTGAAGCGCACTATGAGGAAGAGGTAACTTGCACGATTACGATTGATACAAGTAAACTCAAAGCAGATAAGATTTATCAGCGAGAAATTGTTTTAGAAAGTAATGCTAACGAGGAGCGCATCCGTTTTAATGTTTCTATTCAAACGGCAAAAATTAAATTTGATGTTGCTTTTCCTCCCTATCTAGCGTTGTTAGGTTTAGGTGTATTTTTAGCTTTTTCATCAGTAGGAATGTTTAATGTCTATGGTTGGAGTCTTGCTCACGATCAGAATTCGTTCGTTCAAATTTTTAGTGGACTTATGATAGGCGGTTTGTTAGGAGGGAGTTTAGGCGTAATTCTTGTAATCATTCTACGTCTTTGGATGAGATATTACAACGATTTATGGCATTTATTTTGTCAATTATTTTATGAAAAACCATTGAAAAACAGAGTGAGAGCAACTTCATATATTTTATTGACTTCTTGTGTAAGCATTTCCACAGGCTTAGGTTTTGTTAATGGCTTTAACACCTACCTTCTTACAGCAAGTGTTTTATCTACGGTTTCATTAACAGGATTGTCAATTTATCCACCCTTAAGATTAAACTATCTTAAATCTCAATACCGTCAACAAGAATCTCGAAAACTTATTGAGCCTTGA
- a CDS encoding REP-associated tyrosine transposase — protein sequence MPNYRRPNVSGGTYFITQVTYQREPWLCSEIGRKALREALQKVREKHPFLIDAFVLLPDHFHCLLTLPPEDKDFSMRLRLIKTYVTKHYAEQLGINREVSQSRIKRRESNLWQRRYWEHLLRDERDFALHCDYIHNNPVKHGLCANPQDWQFSSIHRFIAQGIYPPNWGSDGIKEIPTAIWDE from the coding sequence ATGCCTAATTATAGAAGACCTAATGTTTCTGGTGGTACTTATTTTATCACCCAAGTTACTTATCAACGTGAACCCTGGCTCTGTAGTGAAATTGGACGGAAGGCTCTCAGAGAAGCTCTTCAAAAGGTAAGAGAAAAACATCCTTTTTTAATTGATGCTTTTGTTTTGTTGCCAGATCATTTTCATTGTTTGTTAACTTTGCCACCAGAAGATAAGGATTTTTCTATGAGATTGCGATTGATTAAAACGTATGTCACCAAGCATTATGCAGAACAATTAGGTATTAATCGAGAAGTTTCTCAGTCACGAATAAAGCGCAGAGAGAGCAATCTTTGGCAGCGTCGCTATTGGGAACATTTGCTTCGAGATGAAAGAGATTTTGCTCTGCATTGTGATTATATTCATAATAATCCCGTAAAACATGGATTATGTGCGAATCCGCAAGATTGGCAGTTTTCGAGCATCCATCGGTTTATCGCTCAGGGAATTTATCCGCCTAATTGGGGGAGCGATGGGATTAAAGAAATACCAACAGCAATTTGGGATGAATAA
- the egtD gene encoding L-histidine N(alpha)-methyltransferase, translating into MQLKQSNQELLQIEYLATDATRQNIVKDDGKDVIEGLTKTPKSLPSKYFYDRQGSQLFEAICQLPEYYPTRTEAAILQEYAQEIVAYTGSCELIELGSGSSTKTRLLLDAYYQQQKSSKYVPIDVSETILKASAIELQKEYPNLPIQGLIGTYEQALAYCQNPSDNTRMIFFLGSSIGNFSAAECDKFLEKIATVLKAGDYFLLGIDLQKPVAILEAAYNDAQGVTAAFNLNMLSHLNWRFQADFNLDLFSHQAIYNQDKSQIEMYLICQKTHPVHLKKLDLTVNFQASESILTEISRKFNLETMQKDLKSKGLNPLKVFTDPENLFGLILCQLSL; encoded by the coding sequence ATGCAACTTAAACAATCTAACCAAGAACTGTTACAAATTGAGTATTTAGCCACCGATGCTACGCGACAAAATATAGTTAAAGATGATGGCAAAGATGTGATTGAAGGATTAACTAAAACCCCCAAAAGTTTACCATCTAAATATTTTTATGATCGGCAAGGTTCCCAACTTTTTGAAGCAATCTGTCAATTGCCAGAATACTATCCCACTAGGACAGAAGCGGCTATTCTCCAAGAATATGCTCAAGAAATTGTCGCCTATACAGGCTCCTGCGAATTGATCGAATTAGGCAGTGGTAGTTCCACTAAAACTCGTCTGTTATTGGATGCTTATTATCAGCAACAAAAATCCTCTAAATATGTACCTATCGATGTTAGTGAAACTATTCTCAAAGCTAGTGCCATAGAATTACAAAAAGAATATCCTAATTTACCCATTCAGGGGTTAATTGGAACCTATGAACAGGCCTTAGCCTATTGTCAAAACCCTTCTGATAATACCAGAATGATTTTTTTCTTGGGAAGTTCTATCGGTAATTTTTCTGCGGCTGAATGTGATAAATTTTTAGAAAAAATTGCCACTGTCCTAAAAGCTGGAGATTATTTTTTATTAGGGATTGATCTCCAAAAACCAGTGGCAATTTTAGAAGCAGCTTATAATGATGCTCAAGGGGTGACAGCCGCTTTTAATTTAAATATGCTTTCCCATTTAAATTGGCGTTTTCAAGCTGATTTTAACCTTGATTTATTTAGTCATCAAGCTATCTATAATCAAGATAAATCTCAAATTGAAATGTATTTAATTTGTCAAAAAACTCATCCTGTTCATCTTAAAAAACTCGATTTAACGGTTAATTTTCAAGCGTCGGAAAGTATTTTAACAGAAATCTCGCGTAAATTCAACCTAGAAACTATGCAAAAAGACCTAAAATCAAAGGGATTAAACCCGCTCAAGGTTTTCACCGATCCTGAAAATTTATTTGGGTTAATTCTCTGTCAGTTATCCCTGTAA
- a CDS encoding type II toxin-antitoxin system YafQ family toxin, with protein sequence MNFVLLRSNIFIRNARKIVKKQAFLAQNIQETLALLSVDPFQPRLRTHKLKGELKDSYACSVGYDLRIVFKFVEYEQKQAILLESIGTHDEVY encoded by the coding sequence GTGAATTTTGTTTTATTACGCTCGAATATATTTATTAGAAATGCTCGAAAAATTGTGAAAAAACAGGCTTTTTTAGCTCAAAATATCCAAGAAACTTTAGCTTTATTATCCGTAGATCCATTTCAACCTCGATTAAGAACACACAAATTAAAAGGGGAGCTTAAAGACTCTTATGCTTGTAGTGTGGGCTATGATTTAAGAATTGTCTTTAAATTCGTTGAATATGAGCAGAAACAGGCAATTCTTTTGGAGTCAATTGGGACTCACGATGAAGTTTATTAG
- a CDS encoding HAS-barrel domain-containing protein: MRPPLPQLATDNRHPDHIAEVIETTTTEFLAQCLEPEELNFPFMPAFGSWVKAYDEETGNKIFGIVTFATTAPIDSVHRARALGLSLAELREQQPQIFAMLKTEFRATIVGFETLPGQFNGNGAGRGYIYQYIPPRPPQIHQAVYQCESLEVVYFSEQLDFLRILLQVKNTPVEALAAASIRQMYQLRQADRQWLVNVGRQLSVLLKDDYDRLRYILSQIHISP; encoded by the coding sequence ATGCGTCCACCCTTACCGCAATTGGCCACGGATAACCGCCATCCCGATCATATCGCCGAAGTTATCGAGACGACGACGACCGAGTTTTTAGCGCAATGTTTGGAACCAGAGGAGTTAAACTTTCCTTTTATGCCCGCTTTTGGTAGTTGGGTGAAAGCCTACGATGAAGAAACGGGTAATAAGATTTTTGGGATTGTCACCTTTGCCACCACTGCACCCATCGATTCGGTACATCGCGCTAGAGCTTTGGGGTTATCTTTGGCTGAATTGCGGGAACAACAGCCGCAGATTTTCGCTATGTTAAAAACGGAATTTCGGGCAACTATTGTCGGTTTTGAAACCTTACCCGGACAATTTAATGGCAATGGTGCTGGGCGAGGTTATATCTATCAATATATTCCTCCCCGTCCCCCACAAATTCATCAGGCGGTTTATCAATGTGAGTCGTTAGAAGTGGTTTATTTTAGTGAACAATTAGACTTTTTACGAATTTTATTACAGGTCAAAAATACTCCCGTGGAAGCTTTGGCAGCCGCTTCTATCCGTCAGATGTATCAATTGCGTCAAGCCGATCGACAATGGTTAGTGAATGTGGGCAGACAGTTAAGTGTTTTACTTAAGGATGATTATGATCGCTTGCGTTATATTCTCAGTCAAATTCATATTAGTCCTTAG
- the ltrA gene encoding group II intron reverse transcriptase/maturase: MTKSREGKGFGKPKTTKTTNVWKAINWAKVQRYVFKLQKRIYQAAKSGQDAKVRRLQRLLVKSYYARLLAVRKVTQDNQGKKTAGVDGVIAVSPEQRLNLTEEIKGTLKAKPLRRVWIPKPGKDEKRPLGIPTIKDRARQALIKSALEPEWESKMEGTSYGFRPGRSAHDAISKIYITINQGSYFVLDADIAKCFDRINHNCLLSKIHYPSSLKRDIKQWLKAGVLDKGVFEETETGTPQGGVISPLLANIALDGMARLIETLFPKKKATNQAVLIRYADDFVVISPSLEIIEQCKIAISEWLKPIGLELKPEKTRVCHTLNPIEYNGKTEEPGFDFLGFNIRQYPVGKYKSGKIGGGRRLIGHKTHIKPSQKAIKAHTEAIKGVIKKHKTAPQSALISQLNPIIRGWANYYSGAVSMDTFSKLDHTIWLMLRAWTVSRCGKANYEKLRNYFRPGTVKLSNEKERQESWLFKTKDGLHLWQHNWTPIVRHTLVRPDASPYDGNWTYWATRRGQAIDTPTRVAKLLKKQQGKCSRCGQYFTPSDLIEVDHIHPLSLGGKNEYKNLQLLHRHCHDDKSASDGSLKSPDLTSKEVKLDNTRQTKRSQAVSLTREQSN; the protein is encoded by the coding sequence ATGACGAAATCGAGAGAAGGTAAAGGATTCGGAAAACCGAAAACCACTAAGACTACGAATGTATGGAAAGCTATCAATTGGGCGAAAGTCCAAAGATACGTTTTTAAGCTTCAAAAGAGGATATACCAAGCGGCTAAATCGGGACAGGATGCAAAGGTTAGAAGGTTGCAACGTCTATTGGTGAAATCGTACTACGCTCGTCTATTAGCAGTTCGCAAAGTAACCCAAGACAACCAAGGAAAGAAAACAGCAGGAGTCGATGGAGTGATAGCAGTATCCCCAGAACAAAGGCTAAATCTAACCGAAGAAATCAAGGGAACACTTAAAGCAAAACCATTAAGAAGGGTATGGATTCCTAAACCCGGTAAGGATGAAAAACGTCCATTAGGAATACCAACCATCAAAGACAGAGCTAGACAAGCATTGATTAAATCGGCACTTGAGCCAGAATGGGAATCAAAAATGGAAGGAACCAGTTATGGTTTCCGACCGGGAAGGTCTGCCCATGACGCAATATCAAAGATATACATCACCATTAATCAAGGTAGCTACTTTGTATTAGATGCTGATATTGCCAAGTGTTTTGACCGAATTAATCACAACTGTTTACTGTCCAAAATTCATTATCCAAGCTCCCTGAAAAGAGACATAAAACAATGGCTCAAAGCAGGAGTATTGGATAAAGGCGTATTTGAAGAAACAGAAACCGGGACACCACAAGGAGGGGTAATAAGTCCACTACTAGCCAACATCGCACTGGATGGAATGGCGAGACTAATTGAAACGTTATTTCCCAAAAAGAAAGCTACTAATCAAGCTGTTCTCATAAGATATGCCGATGACTTTGTAGTGATTTCCCCCTCACTCGAAATCATTGAACAGTGCAAGATTGCCATTTCTGAATGGTTAAAACCAATTGGATTAGAACTCAAACCAGAAAAAACCAGAGTGTGTCATACACTTAACCCCATTGAGTACAATGGGAAAACAGAAGAACCCGGTTTTGATTTTCTAGGATTCAATATCAGGCAATATCCAGTAGGAAAATACAAATCTGGGAAAATAGGAGGGGGAAGACGATTAATTGGTCACAAAACCCACATTAAACCCAGCCAAAAAGCAATTAAAGCCCACACAGAAGCGATTAAAGGTGTAATCAAAAAACACAAGACAGCACCTCAATCAGCCCTGATTAGTCAATTAAACCCAATCATTAGAGGTTGGGCTAACTACTACTCAGGAGCAGTATCTATGGATACCTTCAGTAAACTAGACCACACAATCTGGTTAATGTTAAGGGCATGGACAGTCTCAAGATGCGGTAAAGCGAACTACGAAAAGCTGAGAAACTACTTTAGACCGGGTACAGTTAAACTCAGCAATGAGAAAGAAAGACAAGAATCTTGGTTATTTAAGACCAAAGATGGTCTTCATTTATGGCAACATAATTGGACACCAATCGTCAGACATACCCTAGTACGCCCCGACGCTTCACCTTACGACGGAAATTGGACTTACTGGGCGACCAGACGAGGACAAGCAATCGACACACCGACAAGAGTAGCTAAACTACTTAAGAAGCAACAAGGCAAGTGTAGCCGATGTGGACAGTATTTCACCCCATCGGATTTAATTGAAGTTGACCACATTCACCCTCTCAGCTTAGGCGGAAAGAATGAATATAAAAACCTTCAATTACTACACCGCCACTGTCACGATGATAAATCGGCATCTGATGGAAGCCTGAAATCACCTGATTTGACATCTAAGGAAGTCAAACTAGATAATACAAGGCAAACCAAAAGAAGTCAAGCTGTATCCTTAACAAGGGAACAGTCAAACTAG
- a CDS encoding HNH endonuclease: MSKVLVLNASYEPLNITSWRRAIVLLLKGKAESLEHNGKVVCRDLPLPSVIRLRQYVRVPYKEIPLTRRNILERDHHTCQYCLYRGEQLTIDHVIPRSRGGGDTWENLVAACVRCNVHKGNRTPKEANLSLRAQPRRPYSSLHFELLKHTRGNHNHEWRKYVIGI, from the coding sequence ATGAGCAAGGTTCTCGTGTTGAATGCCTCCTACGAACCGCTAAATATCACCAGTTGGCGGCGCGCGATCGTTTTATTGTTGAAAGGAAAAGCTGAATCCCTAGAACATAACGGAAAAGTGGTTTGTCGTGACTTACCCCTACCCTCCGTTATCCGTCTTAGGCAATACGTCCGTGTTCCCTACAAGGAAATTCCTTTAACCCGTCGTAATATTCTCGAACGAGACCATCACACCTGTCAATACTGTCTCTACCGAGGTGAACAATTAACCATCGATCATGTGATTCCCCGTTCCCGCGGAGGGGGTGATACCTGGGAAAATTTAGTGGCGGCTTGTGTGCGTTGTAATGTGCATAAGGGCAATCGTACACCAAAAGAGGCCAATCTGTCCCTGCGCGCCCAGCCGCGTCGTCCCTACAGTAGTCTCCACTTTGAGCTATTAAAGCACACCAGGGGCAATCACAATCACGAATGGCGTAAATATGTCATCGGCATTTAG
- a CDS encoding type II toxin-antitoxin system HicB family antitoxin yields MKAEFTAIIEAATEGGYWAICPEVPGANGQGETIEEAKESLKSAIQLIFEDRLADIRRGLPKEAIEETISIP; encoded by the coding sequence ATGAAAGCAGAGTTTACCGCCATCATTGAGGCAGCAACAGAAGGAGGATATTGGGCGATTTGTCCTGAAGTGCCTGGTGCGAATGGTCAAGGAGAAACCATTGAAGAAGCCAAAGAAAGCTTAAAAAGTGCTATTCAACTAATTTTTGAAGATCGTTTGGCTGATATTCGTCGAGGACTACCGAAAGAGGCGATCGAGGAGACAATTTCCATTCCATGA